In Holophagales bacterium, the DNA window TTCTCGGCCACCTCGCCGATTTCCTGGCCGTACGAAAGGATGTACGTCAGCGCGCGGACGAGGACGCCGAAGTTGCCGTAGAAGGTCCTCATGCGGCCGATCGAGTCGGGGCGGTCGAAGTCGAGGCGGAAGCCTGCCCCTTCGGGCTCGATCGTCGGGACCGGCAGGAACGGCACGAGCGCGGCGCCGACGCCGACCGGGCCGGCGCCCGGGCCGCCTCCGCCGTGTGGCGTCGAGAACGTCTTGTGCAGGTTCATGTGCATGACGTCGACGCCCATGTCGGCCGGCCGCACTTTCCCGACGAACGCGTTGAAGTTCGCCCCGTCGAGGTAGACGAAGCCTCCCCTGGCGTGAACGATCCGGGAGACGTCGAGGATGTTCTCCTCGAAGACGCCGAGCGTGTTCGGCACCGTGATCATCACGGCGGCGACCTCGTCGGTCATCTTCTTCTCCAGCTCGGCGGGGTCGAGGGTGCCCCGGGGCGTGGAGGCGAGCTCCTTGACCTCGTACCCGGCGAAGTGCGCCGAGGCGGGGTTCGTGCCGTGGGCCGAGTCGGGGACGAGGACGTACTTGCGCGGGGCGCCGGCCTTCACGTGGGCGGCGCGGATCATCAGGCAGCCGGCCAGCTCGCCGTTGGCGCCGGCGGAGGGCTGGAGCGTGACGCGCGCGAACCCGGTGAGCGCGATGAGCGCCGCCTCGAGGCGGGCCATGAGCTCGAGCGCCCCCTGGGAGAGGTGCGCGGGGGTGTAGGGGTGGACGTCGGCGAATCCGGCGAGGCGCGCAATCTCCTCGTTGATCCGCGGGTTGTGCTTCATCGTGCACGACCCGAGCGGGTAGAGGTTCGCGTCGATCGAGAGGTTCTTCTGCGAGAGGCGGGTGAAGTGCCGGATGGCGTCGACCTCCGACGCCTCGACCTCCCCCTCCACCTCGGCCCGGTGGAGCGTGCCGAAGAGGGCCTCCGGATCGGCACCGGGGACGTCGAGCGGCGGGAGGAGGACGCCGCGCCGCCCGGGGCGGGAGGCGTCGAAGATGGAGGAAGAGCCGCGGCGGCGGTCGAGCAGGGCGGCGTCGAGGGTGGGGTTCACGAGGTTTCCGTGGTCGCTCATCTTCAGAACCCCTTCAGGACGTCGAGGAACCGGTCGAGGTCTTCGCGGCGGATCCGCTCGGTCGTGGCGACGAGGAGGAGGTCCTCGTGCTCGCCCGCCCCGGGGGCGAGGCGGGCGTACGGCACGCCGCCGAGGATCTGCGCCTTCTCCAGGGCGGAGAGCACCTCGCCGACGGGCGGGCCGCACCGGAGGGCGAACTCGTTGAACGTCGCGCCGGGGAACGCGATGGCGAACTTCCCGTTCCCCAGCCTCCCGATCCCCGCCTTCAGGTACTCGGCCTTCGCGAGGCAGAGAAGGGCCGTCTCGCGGAGGCCGTGCTTTCCGAGGGCGGTCAGGGTCATCGTCGCCGCGAGGGCGAAGAGCCCCTGGTTCGTGCAGATGTTCGAGGTCGCCTTCTCGCGCCGGATGTGCTGCTCGCGCGTGGAGAGGGTCAGCGCGAAGACGGGGCCGTTCGGGGTCTCGAGCCGGCCGGCGAGCCGGCCGGGGATCTGACGCTTGAAGCCGTCGCGGCAGGCGAGGAAGCCGACGAGGGGCCCGCCGAACGACGCGGGGATGCCGAAGGAGGCCGCCTCGCCGCAGGCGATGTCGATTCCCGCCTCGCCCGGCGGCTTCAGGAGCGCGAGCGAGAACATCTCGTTGACGACACCGACGGCGAGGGCGCCCCGGGCGTGGGCGGCCTCGGCCGCGACCGACCAATCCTCGACGAGGCCGAAGACGTTCGGGGACTGGACGGCGACGGCGAAGGTCTCGTCGTCGACAGCCGCCGCCAGGCCGGCCGCGCTGGTCACGCCGTCGGCACCGGCGGGGACCTCGACGATCTCCATTCCCAGGTTCGCGAGGTACGTGCCCAGCGTCGCGAGGTACTCGGGGTGGATCGTCCTCGAGACGACGACCTTCGTCCGCTTCTTCGTCAGCCGCTCGGCCATCAGGACCGCCTCGACGAGGGCCGAGGCCCCCTCGTACATCGAGGCGTTCGCGACGTCCATGCCGGTCAGGAGGGCCACGTGCGTCTGGAACTCCCAGATGGCCGTGAGGGTCCCCTGCGAGACCTCGGGCTGGTACGGCGTGTACGAAGTGAGGAACTCGCCGCGCAGGAGGAGCTGCGAGACGAACGCCGGCGAGTGGTGGGCGTAGAGGCCGGCGCCCAGGAACGAGGCGAAGCAGGTGGCGGCGGCGTTCCTGGCGGCCATCGCCCCGAGGTCGCGCCTCAGCTCCACTTCCGACATCGGGGGGGCGAGCGGCGGCGGGTCTTTCCGGAGGACCTCGCGGGGGACGGTGGCGAAGAGGTCGTCGACGGAGGAGACGCCGATCTCCCGGAGGAGGGCCGCCTGCTCGGCGGGACTGTTGGGGATGTAGCGCATGCGGGTTCTCCCGGGGGC includes these proteins:
- the gcvPB gene encoding aminomethyl-transferring glycine dehydrogenase subunit GcvPB; this translates as MSDHGNLVNPTLDAALLDRRRGSSSIFDASRPGRRGVLLPPLDVPGADPEALFGTLHRAEVEGEVEASEVDAIRHFTRLSQKNLSIDANLYPLGSCTMKHNPRINEEIARLAGFADVHPYTPAHLSQGALELMARLEAALIALTGFARVTLQPSAGANGELAGCLMIRAAHVKAGAPRKYVLVPDSAHGTNPASAHFAGYEVKELASTPRGTLDPAELEKKMTDEVAAVMITVPNTLGVFEENILDVSRIVHARGGFVYLDGANFNAFVGKVRPADMGVDVMHMNLHKTFSTPHGGGGPGAGPVGVGAALVPFLPVPTIEPEGAGFRLDFDRPDSIGRMRTFYGNFGVLVRALTYILSYGQEIGEVAENAVLNANYLRKKLAPFYHLKYDAPSYHEVVFDDKLQAAKGVHNIDVAKRLMDYGFHPPTMSFPLIVPGALMIEPTESEPIEELDAFADAMIAIAKEAEETPELVTSAPHVTPVGRVDEALLAREASRAGSFAPVLRAPVRRS
- the gcvPA gene encoding aminomethyl-transferring glycine dehydrogenase subunit GcvPA encodes the protein MRYIPNSPAEQAALLREIGVSSVDDLFATVPREVLRKDPPPLAPPMSEVELRRDLGAMAARNAAATCFASFLGAGLYAHHSPAFVSQLLLRGEFLTSYTPYQPEVSQGTLTAIWEFQTHVALLTGMDVANASMYEGASALVEAVLMAERLTKKRTKVVVSRTIHPEYLATLGTYLANLGMEIVEVPAGADGVTSAAGLAAAVDDETFAVAVQSPNVFGLVEDWSVAAEAAHARGALAVGVVNEMFSLALLKPPGEAGIDIACGEAASFGIPASFGGPLVGFLACRDGFKRQIPGRLAGRLETPNGPVFALTLSTREQHIRREKATSNICTNQGLFALAATMTLTALGKHGLRETALLCLAKAEYLKAGIGRLGNGKFAIAFPGATFNEFALRCGPPVGEVLSALEKAQILGGVPYARLAPGAGEHEDLLLVATTERIRREDLDRFLDVLKGF